One region of Clostridium sp. Marseille-P299 genomic DNA includes:
- a CDS encoding sodium pump decarboxylase gamma subunit, giving the protein MLENFIITLDLMWKGMAAIFLVLGLLSIITALMQKKIK; this is encoded by the coding sequence ATGTTAGAGAACTTTATTATCACATTGGATTTAATGTGGAAAGGAATGGCTGCAATCTTTTTAGTGTTAGGTTTGCTCTCTATAATTACAGCCCTAATGCAGAAGAAAATAAAATAG
- a CDS encoding sodium ion-translocating decarboxylase subunit beta, producing MDFLISGFLSVTVEQLIMYGVGILLIYLAICKDFEPSLLLPMGFGAILVNLPASGVINQTLAGIGETNGIIEWLFNVGIEASEALPLLLFIGIGAMIDFGPLLANPKMLLFGAAAQFGIFFSISVAALLGFDLKDAASIGVIGAADGPTAILVSQILKSKYIGAIAVAAYSYMALVPIVQPLAIRLVTTKKERLIRMNYNPGNVSKKARIFFPIIVTLLAGFVAPASVSLVGFLMFGNLLRECGVLGNLSKTASDNLANLVTLLLGITISFSMKAEDFVNVNTLFIMLIGLVAFVFDTIGGVLFAKVLNLFSKEKINPMVGAAGISAFPMSARVVQKMGLKEDSTNHLLMHAIGANVSGQIGSVVAGGVILSLMAQYL from the coding sequence ATGGATTTTCTTATTTCAGGATTTTTGTCAGTGACAGTGGAGCAATTAATTATGTACGGAGTAGGTATTTTATTAATTTACCTAGCTATCTGTAAAGATTTTGAACCGTCACTGCTACTACCAATGGGTTTTGGTGCTATTTTAGTAAATTTACCTGCCAGTGGTGTTATTAATCAGACATTAGCAGGAATTGGTGAGACAAACGGAATCATCGAATGGCTTTTTAATGTGGGAATCGAAGCTTCAGAAGCATTACCTTTGCTTTTATTTATCGGTATAGGTGCAATGATTGATTTTGGACCTTTACTTGCAAATCCTAAAATGTTGTTATTTGGTGCGGCAGCTCAATTTGGTATCTTTTTTTCTATTTCAGTAGCAGCATTATTGGGTTTCGACTTAAAAGATGCGGCTTCTATTGGGGTGATTGGAGCGGCTGATGGTCCTACTGCAATTTTAGTTTCTCAGATACTAAAGTCTAAGTACATAGGTGCCATTGCAGTTGCGGCATATTCTTACATGGCTTTAGTTCCAATTGTTCAGCCTCTTGCTATACGTTTGGTAACGACTAAGAAAGAACGATTAATACGTATGAACTATAACCCAGGTAATGTTTCAAAAAAAGCTAGAATATTCTTCCCCATTATCGTAACATTACTTGCTGGCTTCGTAGCCCCTGCATCAGTTTCATTGGTTGGCTTCTTAATGTTTGGTAATTTACTACGTGAATGTGGAGTGCTAGGGAACTTATCTAAAACAGCCAGTGACAACTTGGCGAATCTTGTAACATTACTTCTTGGTATAACGATTTCATTTAGTATGAAAGCAGAAGATTTTGTTAATGTTAATACATTATTTATTATGCTTATTGGTCTCGTTGCCTTTGTGTTTGATACGATTGGTGGCGTGTTATTTGCTAAGGTTTTAAATTTATTTTCCAAAGAAAAAATTAATCCTATGGTTGGAGCTGCAGGTATCTCAGCATTTCCTATGTCTGCAAGAGTAGTGCAAAAGATGGGATTAAAAGAAGATTCAACAAATCACTTGCTCATGCATGCAATTGGTGCGAATGTATCTGGACAAATAGGATCTGTAGTTGCCGGCGGAGTTATATTAAGCTTGATGGCGCAGTATTTGTAG
- a CDS encoding oxaloacetate decarboxylase subunit alpha: MAIKITETVFRDAHQSLMATRLSTEEMLPIIEKMDQVGYHSVECWGGATFDASIRFLKEDPWERLRKLRDGFKNTKLQMLLRGQNLLGYRHYADDVVEYFVQKAISNGIDIIRVFDALNDVRNLKTSIKAVRKEGGHAQVAISYTLGDSYTIDYYVKKAKEVEEMGAHSICIKDMAGLLLPYEAMNLIKALKKEISLPIQLHTHYTSGVASMTYLKAVEAGVDIIDCAISPLALGTSQPATEVMVETLKGTPYDTGLDQKLLSEIAEYFRPIREKALESGQMNQKILGVDIKTLLYQVPGGMLSNLVSQLKEQKAEDKFYEVLKEIPHVRQDFGEPPLVTPSSQIVGTQAVLNVLSGERYKMVTKESKALLRGEYGRTVKPMNKEVQRKALGNKKVITCRPADLLEPELPAAQKEIEVWKKQEEDVLTYVMFPQVATEFFQYRQAQQDKIDINLANSGVYPV, translated from the coding sequence ATGGCAATAAAAATTACGGAAACTGTTTTTCGTGATGCCCATCAATCCTTGATGGCAACAAGGTTATCAACAGAAGAAATGCTACCAATTATTGAGAAAATGGATCAGGTAGGCTACCATTCTGTTGAATGCTGGGGAGGCGCAACATTTGATGCATCCATTCGATTTTTAAAAGAGGATCCATGGGAAAGACTTAGAAAATTAAGAGATGGCTTTAAAAATACAAAGCTTCAAATGCTCTTAAGAGGTCAAAATCTACTAGGATATCGTCATTATGCGGATGATGTGGTTGAGTATTTTGTGCAAAAGGCCATTAGCAATGGTATTGATATTATTAGAGTATTTGATGCATTAAATGATGTAAGGAATTTAAAAACATCTATTAAAGCTGTTAGAAAAGAAGGTGGACATGCTCAAGTAGCGATTTCTTATACGTTGGGTGATAGCTATACCATAGACTATTATGTAAAAAAGGCAAAAGAAGTAGAAGAGATGGGAGCTCACTCCATTTGTATTAAGGATATGGCTGGCCTTTTATTACCTTATGAAGCAATGAATTTAATTAAAGCATTAAAGAAAGAAATCTCTTTGCCTATACAATTACATACTCATTATACTAGTGGTGTAGCATCCATGACATATTTAAAAGCAGTAGAGGCAGGAGTAGATATTATTGATTGTGCTATTAGCCCTCTTGCATTAGGTACAAGTCAGCCAGCGACAGAGGTTATGGTAGAAACATTAAAAGGAACTCCTTATGATACTGGACTTGATCAAAAGCTTCTTTCTGAAATAGCCGAATATTTTAGACCGATTAGGGAAAAAGCATTGGAGAGCGGTCAAATGAACCAAAAGATTCTGGGAGTTGATATTAAAACACTTTTATATCAAGTACCAGGAGGTATGCTTTCAAATTTAGTATCTCAATTAAAGGAGCAAAAGGCGGAAGATAAATTTTACGAGGTACTTAAGGAAATACCTCATGTAAGACAAGATTTTGGTGAACCTCCACTTGTTACTCCATCTAGTCAAATTGTGGGAACACAGGCAGTACTAAATGTATTATCAGGAGAACGTTATAAAATGGTAACCAAGGAAAGTAAAGCACTTCTTAGAGGTGAGTATGGTAGAACAGTAAAACCTATGAACAAAGAGGTTCAAAGAAAAGCTCTGGGTAATAAAAAGGTTATCACTTGTAGACCTGCAGACCTGTTAGAGCCAGAACTACCAGCTGCACAAAAAGAGATTGAAGTTTGGAAAAAACAAGAGGAAGATGTGTTGACCTATGTAATGTTTCCACAGGTTGCTACGGAATTTTTTCAATATAGACAAGCACAGCAAGATAAAATAGATATAAATCTAGCAAATTCCGGAGTATATCCAGTTTAA
- a CDS encoding biotin/lipoyl-containing protein, which yields MKNFRVTVNGNAYDVTVEEVMGGNFTAKAPAPMNAPTPVYVPTPVQHQETVASTPTVNETKIVAEPTSSGAKGRISVVAPMPGKILAIKVAVGATVKKGDVVVLLEAMKMENEIVASEDGVVVSINTSVGDMVDPGQIIATFN from the coding sequence ATGAAAAATTTTAGAGTTACTGTAAATGGTAACGCTTATGATGTCACAGTGGAAGAAGTAATGGGAGGAAATTTTACTGCTAAAGCACCAGCACCGATGAATGCGCCAACACCAGTATATGTACCAACACCAGTACAGCATCAGGAGACAGTGGCATCAACCCCTACAGTTAATGAAACAAAGATAGTTGCTGAGCCAACTTCATCTGGTGCGAAGGGAAGAATCTCAGTTGTGGCACCTATGCCAGGTAAAATATTAGCAATCAAAGTGGCGGTTGGTGCCACAGTAAAGAAAGGTGATGTTGTGGTATTGTTAGAAGCTATGAAAATGGAGAACGAAATTGTTGCATCAGAAGATGGAGTAGTAGTTAGTATCAATACATCTGTGGGTGATATGGTAGACCCAGGTCAAATCATCGCTACGTTTAATTAA
- a CDS encoding carboxyl transferase domain-containing protein translates to MDIAENEAKMRINALLDADSFVEIGKHILGEKTDFNPEPTENRGDGVITGYGLVNGKLVYVFSQDSSVLKGSIGKMHGRKISKLYALALKSKSPVIGLMDCGGLRISEGLDGMEELGNIFIQQTMASGIIPQILGVFGNCGGGLSLMNAMADFTFLEAGKGKLYMNPPAVVEHNKDFDFFPMNQQADGIGCESEIIGKIRELIDILPASNKEDAEILKTDDDLNRMIPDIEEYKEDGRKLVTAISDSNLFLEVKAMQNEEVVTGFIKLNGVTTGAIAVCGTELTSGGCNKAREFIAFLNAFDIPLVTLINVLEFKNTLEEEAIVGRAAGLLTKVLIHSDIPKINVIVGRGIGSTYLVLNSKHIGADVVLAWEGSKIGVISSEHAAKVFCKGEKELSQLIEAEEKYSNQQNNTKYSAGKGYIDDIIKPQETRQRIIAAMEMLYYKEEARPKKKHIIQ, encoded by the coding sequence ATGGATATTGCAGAAAATGAAGCAAAAATGAGAATTAATGCTTTGCTAGACGCCGATAGTTTTGTTGAGATAGGAAAACATATACTAGGTGAAAAAACTGATTTTAATCCTGAACCAACTGAAAATAGAGGGGATGGTGTAATAACTGGATATGGCCTTGTAAATGGGAAGTTGGTTTATGTATTTAGCCAAGATTCTTCTGTTTTAAAGGGCAGTATTGGTAAAATGCATGGAAGAAAAATCAGTAAATTATATGCATTGGCATTAAAGTCAAAATCTCCAGTAATAGGTTTAATGGATTGTGGCGGCCTCCGTATCAGTGAAGGGTTGGATGGAATGGAGGAACTAGGCAACATTTTTATTCAACAAACAATGGCCTCAGGCATCATTCCACAGATACTTGGAGTATTTGGTAATTGTGGTGGTGGGCTTTCTCTTATGAACGCAATGGCAGATTTTACTTTTCTAGAGGCGGGTAAGGGAAAATTATATATGAACCCACCTGCGGTAGTTGAACATAACAAAGATTTTGACTTTTTCCCTATGAATCAACAAGCGGATGGCATAGGATGTGAATCTGAGATCATTGGTAAAATCAGAGAGTTAATTGATATTTTACCGGCTAGTAACAAAGAAGATGCGGAAATATTAAAAACGGATGATGATTTAAATCGTATGATTCCTGATATTGAGGAATATAAAGAGGATGGAAGAAAGTTAGTGACTGCAATTAGTGATAGTAACTTATTCTTAGAAGTGAAGGCAATGCAGAATGAGGAAGTTGTTACTGGATTTATTAAGCTAAATGGAGTTACTACCGGTGCAATTGCAGTATGTGGTACTGAACTTACCTCAGGTGGATGTAATAAAGCAAGAGAATTTATCGCTTTCTTAAATGCTTTTGATATACCTTTGGTAACTCTTATTAATGTTTTGGAATTTAAAAATACACTTGAAGAAGAGGCTATTGTAGGAAGAGCCGCTGGATTATTAACGAAAGTATTAATACATAGTGATATTCCGAAAATTAATGTTATTGTAGGACGTGGAATTGGAAGCACTTATTTGGTACTTAATAGTAAGCATATAGGTGCTGACGTGGTGTTAGCTTGGGAAGGAAGTAAAATAGGAGTTATTTCTTCAGAACATGCAGCTAAGGTATTTTGTAAAGGTGAAAAGGAATTATCACAATTAATAGAAGCAGAAGAAAAGTATAGCAATCAACAAAATAACACAAAGTATTCTGCAGGAAAAGGCTATATCGATGATATTATCAAACCTCAGGAAACTAGACAAAGAATTATAGCTGCAATGGAAATGCTTTATTACAAAGAAGAGGCAAGGCCAAAGAAGAAACACATTATACAATAA
- a CDS encoding GntR family transcriptional regulator, translating to MTLKQIKLMPAREQAASSLRKAILAKELEAGTIITLDGISKQLGLSITPVREAFQILANENLIKLRPNKGAIVLGIDEKAIIDHYETRGILESEVVYKICKNNADISKVLEAYENAVQSLKENNFSDYSKYNQSFHYELWTAGGNDKIRSLLSSMWNGLSMGSNVKVEEYAKISINEHRQIVEALKERDADKAKLIMCNHIKRSLENILTHYNK from the coding sequence ATGACTTTAAAACAAATAAAATTAATGCCTGCTAGAGAACAGGCAGCCTCTTCCTTACGTAAAGCTATTTTAGCGAAAGAATTAGAAGCAGGTACAATTATAACTTTAGATGGAATTTCAAAGCAGCTTGGGCTTTCTATTACACCTGTAAGAGAGGCTTTTCAAATCCTTGCCAATGAAAACCTTATTAAATTACGACCTAATAAAGGTGCTATAGTACTAGGAATTGATGAAAAAGCCATTATAGATCATTATGAAACCCGAGGAATTTTGGAAAGTGAAGTTGTTTACAAGATATGTAAAAACAATGCTGATATATCCAAGGTATTAGAGGCATATGAAAATGCAGTTCAATCTTTAAAAGAAAATAATTTTAGTGACTACTCAAAGTATAACCAGTCTTTCCATTATGAACTTTGGACAGCAGGAGGAAATGATAAAATTAGATCTCTTCTTTCTTCAATGTGGAATGGTTTGTCTATGGGAAGTAATGTGAAAGTAGAGGAATATGCTAAGATTTCTATAAATGAGCATAGACAGATTGTAGAGGCATTAAAGGAACGTGATGCGGATAAAGCAAAGCTAATTATGTGTAACCACATAAAGAGAAGTTTAGAAAATATATTAACTCATTATAATAAATAA
- a CDS encoding GntR family transcriptional regulator, which yields MDLIKRVQTKDHIADLLRKEILLNHLKDGEELIQEVVSNQLGVSRMPVREAFQILELEGFLKRLPNRHVIVKGITKQGIHEIFSFICDIQIGFIKNVIHTKEEYYEHFQKVYNEYKCNSMNEIKLHRFFSEEVENYYIQQLHKKLLDIYVFFVLKDLELSGAEEIQIWDDVAEAIRTKDEEKLSELFKHYYLCLTNKMVEKVL from the coding sequence ATGGATTTAATCAAAAGAGTACAGACAAAAGATCATATTGCCGATTTATTAAGAAAAGAAATCCTTCTAAACCATCTTAAAGATGGTGAGGAACTGATTCAGGAAGTCGTTTCTAATCAGTTAGGGGTGTCTAGAATGCCGGTAAGAGAAGCATTTCAGATTTTGGAATTAGAAGGCTTTTTAAAGAGGCTCCCAAATCGTCATGTGATAGTAAAAGGGATTACGAAACAAGGGATACATGAAATATTCTCATTTATTTGTGATATTCAAATTGGATTTATTAAGAATGTCATTCATACAAAGGAAGAATATTATGAACACTTTCAAAAAGTTTATAACGAGTATAAATGCAATTCTATGAATGAAATAAAATTGCATAGATTTTTTAGTGAGGAAGTTGAGAATTATTACATACAACAACTTCACAAAAAATTATTAGATATATATGTATTTTTTGTTTTAAAAGACTTGGAGTTATCAGGGGCAGAGGAAATACAGATTTGGGATGACGTCGCAGAAGCAATTAGAACGAAAGATGAAGAGAAACTAAGTGAGTTATTTAAACATTATTATTTGTGTTTGACTAATAAAATGGTAGAAAAGGTGCTATGA
- the rplL gene encoding 50S ribosomal protein L7/L12: MTTQEFIDAIKGMTVLELNDLVKACEEEFGVSAAAGVVVAAAGAAEAAEEKTEFDVELTDVGANKVKVIKVVREVTGLGLKEAKDLVDGAPKMLKEAASKEEAEDIKTKLEAEGAKVTLK; the protein is encoded by the coding sequence ATGACAACTCAAGAATTTATCGATGCTATTAAGGGCATGACTGTGTTAGAATTAAACGATTTAGTAAAAGCATGTGAAGAAGAATTTGGTGTAAGTGCAGCAGCAGGTGTTGTAGTTGCAGCAGCTGGTGCAGCTGAAGCAGCTGAAGAAAAAACTGAATTCGACGTTGAATTAACAGACGTTGGAGCAAACAAAGTTAAAGTTATCAAAGTAGTTCGTGAAGTAACTGGATTAGGCTTAAAAGAAGCTAAAGATCTTGTTGATGGAGCTCCTAAGATGCTTAAAGAAGCTGCTTCCAAAGAAGAAGCTGAAGATATCAAGACTAAACTTGAAGCTGAAGGTGCAAAAGTTACTCTTAAGTAA
- the rplJ gene encoding 50S ribosomal protein L10: protein MAKVEMKKPIIDEIKGYVADAKSAVLVDYRGLTVEQDTILRKKLREAGVVYKVYKNTYLKMAFEGTDFAQLNGHLEGPSAIAFGIEDATAPARVLAEVAKTAEALEFKAGVVEGTYYDAKGIQVIATIPSKDVLISKLLGSLQSPITNFARVIKQIAEKNGDVA from the coding sequence ATGGCAAAGGTTGAAATGAAAAAACCTATCATTGACGAAATCAAGGGTTACGTTGCAGATGCTAAATCTGCAGTATTAGTAGATTACCGTGGTCTTACAGTTGAGCAGGATACAATTCTTCGTAAGAAGTTAAGAGAAGCTGGTGTTGTATACAAAGTATACAAAAACACTTATCTTAAGATGGCTTTCGAAGGAACTGATTTCGCTCAGTTAAATGGTCATCTTGAAGGACCATCTGCAATCGCATTTGGTATTGAAGATGCAACAGCTCCTGCTAGAGTATTAGCAGAAGTTGCAAAAACAGCAGAAGCTTTAGAGTTCAAAGCTGGTGTTGTAGAAGGAACATATTATGATGCTAAAGGAATCCAAGTTATTGCAACTATTCCTTCAAAAGATGTTCTTATTTCCAAGTTACTTGGAAGCTTACAATCCCCAATTACAAATTTTGCTCGTGTTATCAAACAAATCGCAGAAAAGAATGGCGATGTAGCATAA
- the rplA gene encoding 50S ribosomal protein L1, which translates to MKRGKKYTDSVKLIDRSVQYDVNEAISLVKKSAVAKFDETIEAHIRLGVDGRHADQQVRGAVVLPHGTGKKVRVLVFAKGDKVAEAEAAGADYVGGEELIPKIQNDGWFEFDVVVATPDMMGVVGRLGRVLGPKGLMPNPKAGTVTMDVTKAVNDIKAGKIEYRLDKTNIIHVPVGKASFTEEQLADNFQALMGAIIKAKPASAKGQYLRSVTVASTMGPGIKLNTVKLS; encoded by the coding sequence ATGAAAAGAGGAAAGAAATATACTGATTCTGTAAAACTTATTGATAGATCAGTTCAATATGATGTGAATGAAGCTATCAGCTTAGTTAAAAAATCAGCAGTAGCAAAATTCGATGAGACTATTGAAGCGCATATCAGACTTGGTGTTGACGGACGTCACGCTGACCAACAGGTTCGTGGTGCAGTAGTATTACCACACGGAACAGGTAAAAAAGTAAGAGTACTTGTTTTTGCAAAAGGTGATAAAGTAGCCGAAGCAGAAGCAGCTGGTGCAGATTACGTAGGCGGCGAGGAATTAATTCCAAAGATTCAAAACGATGGTTGGTTTGAATTTGACGTTGTTGTTGCAACTCCAGATATGATGGGTGTTGTTGGTCGTCTTGGTCGTGTACTTGGACCTAAGGGCTTAATGCCAAACCCTAAGGCTGGTACAGTAACTATGGATGTTACAAAGGCTGTTAACGATATTAAAGCTGGTAAGATTGAATATAGATTAGATAAAACAAACATTATCCACGTGCCAGTTGGTAAAGCATCCTTTACTGAGGAGCAACTCGCAGACAACTTCCAAGCCCTTATGGGTGCAATCATTAAAGCAAAACCAGCTTCTGCAAAGGGACAATATTTAAGAAGTGTAACTGTAGCTTCTACTATGGGCCCTGGAATTAAGCTTAACACTGTAAAATTATCTTAA
- the rplK gene encoding 50S ribosomal protein L11 codes for MAKKVTGYIKLQIPAAKATPAPPVGPALGQHGVNIVQFTKEFNARTANQEGMIIPVVITVYQDRSFSFITKTPPAAVLLKKACNLKSGSAVPNKTKVATIKKSEVVKIAELKMPDLNAANIETATSMIAGTARSMGITVVED; via the coding sequence ATGGCAAAGAAAGTTACAGGTTATATTAAATTACAGATTCCTGCTGCAAAGGCAACACCAGCACCACCTGTTGGTCCTGCACTTGGTCAGCACGGCGTAAATATCGTACAGTTTACAAAAGAATTCAATGCTAGAACTGCAAATCAAGAAGGAATGATTATTCCAGTAGTAATCACTGTATATCAGGACAGAAGCTTTAGCTTTATTACTAAAACTCCTCCTGCAGCAGTATTACTTAAGAAAGCTTGTAATTTAAAATCAGGTTCCGCTGTTCCTAACAAAACTAAGGTTGCTACAATCAAGAAATCTGAAGTTGTTAAGATCGCTGAATTAAAAATGCCTGACTTAAATGCAGCTAATATTGAAACAGCAACTAGCATGATTGCTGGTACTGCAAGAAGTATGGGAATCACTGTAGTTGAAGATTAA
- the nusG gene encoding transcription termination/antitermination protein NusG, with product MSDANWYVVHTYSGYENKVKANIEKTIENRKLQDQILEVSVPLQDVIEVKNGVKKKVQKKLFPGYVLLNMIMNDDTWYVVRNTRGVTGFVGPGSKPVPLTEYEMKSMGIKKDEVIIDFEIGDTVTVISGVWENTQGIIKAINPHKQIITINIDMFGRETPVEISFSDVKVEK from the coding sequence ATGTCAGACGCTAATTGGTACGTTGTTCATACCTACTCGGGTTACGAGAACAAGGTAAAAGCCAACATTGAAAAAACAATCGAAAATAGAAAACTTCAAGACCAAATATTAGAGGTTTCTGTGCCTCTTCAAGATGTTATTGAGGTTAAGAATGGTGTTAAGAAAAAGGTTCAAAAGAAATTGTTCCCTGGATATGTACTACTTAACATGATTATGAATGATGATACTTGGTACGTGGTACGTAATACAAGAGGTGTTACAGGATTTGTAGGACCTGGATCGAAACCTGTTCCACTCACTGAATATGAGATGAAGAGCATGGGAATTAAAAAGGATGAAGTGATAATTGACTTCGAAATCGGCGATACTGTTACTGTAATCTCAGGCGTATGGGAGAACACACAGGGCATTATTAAAGCGATTAATCCTCACAAACAAATTATTACAATAAACATTGACATGTTTGGTCGTGAGACACCTGTTGAGATTAGTTTTTCTGATGTGAAAGTTGAAAAGTAA
- the secE gene encoding preprotein translocase subunit SecE, with protein sequence MGETANATEKAPKKSWFKGLKAEFKKIIWPDKETVTKQSFAVIVTTIILGIIIALLDAAIKAGINVII encoded by the coding sequence ATGGGAGAAACTGCAAACGCTACTGAAAAAGCTCCAAAGAAAAGCTGGTTCAAGGGTCTTAAAGCTGAGTTCAAAAAAATAATTTGGCCAGATAAAGAAACAGTTACGAAACAGTCATTCGCTGTCATTGTCACAACCATTATATTAGGCATAATTATAGCTTTACTTGATGCGGCGATCAAAGCAGGAATTAATGTTATAATTTAG
- the rpmG gene encoding 50S ribosomal protein L33 yields MRVKITLACTECKQRNYNTTKEKKNHPDRMETKKYCKFCKSHTLHKETK; encoded by the coding sequence GTGCGAGTAAAGATTACATTGGCATGTACAGAATGTAAGCAGCGTAATTACAACACTACAAAGGAAAAGAAAAATCATCCGGACAGAATGGAAACAAAAAAATACTGCAAATTCTGTAAATCACACACATTACACAAAGAAACAAAATAA
- a CDS encoding helix-turn-helix domain-containing protein — protein MKVLIVDKNANEIKRITNIIKRNMKHVEITGYASDRRNTLINIEECNPEVIIISKELEYESGFSIVEEIRKSHFNLPIILYSLEECMNDLKRSLELRLSDFILAPVTKHNLIPSLIKIEEQVQKSKKELEMNKNSELVLKKGKEALEFGFIYSVLFSGNTKNPWKELQSIFQTRNKGYVMSLNIMPCEKTDFIPYEEYNKAINKNAPYGYRCIMAATMEKQIVMFVMETRENSLDEKSRKMQQLKFAEAIRKFFLSAFQIRIAIGIGSERSIDKLAISYEEALRSMQIERNSVISHIEDIALGKYMKGQYYMELESRMLQDVGNKDLNALESFTTILGIMDDYKPEDKKSKILELLILSTYESKKNGPSTLDSINYMQMVKALEKIEMQELNAWAIRELTYIIHSIKENSEEHSFGINRNVLKYIETHFNEELSLQEIASLANVSPQYFSRLFREKMGMTYVDYLTKVRINKAVELLKYSDKTIQEICYDVGYKDPNYFSRVFKKITGLSPKEYMEKRVR, from the coding sequence GTGAAAGTACTAATAGTTGATAAAAATGCAAATGAAATAAAACGTATAACCAATATTATAAAACGAAATATGAAACATGTAGAAATTACTGGTTATGCCAGTGACAGAAGAAATACGCTTATCAATATAGAAGAGTGCAATCCTGAGGTAATTATCATATCAAAAGAACTTGAATATGAATCAGGGTTTTCTATTGTTGAGGAAATTCGAAAAAGTCATTTTAATTTGCCTATCATCTTATATTCTTTGGAAGAGTGCATGAACGATTTGAAGAGATCCTTAGAGCTTAGGTTGAGTGATTTTATACTTGCTCCAGTAACAAAACATAATTTAATTCCCTCCTTAATTAAAATAGAAGAACAAGTACAAAAATCTAAAAAAGAATTGGAAATGAATAAAAACAGTGAACTTGTTTTAAAAAAGGGGAAAGAGGCGTTAGAATTTGGATTTATATATTCCGTCTTATTTAGTGGGAATACGAAAAATCCTTGGAAGGAACTTCAAAGTATTTTCCAAACACGAAATAAGGGTTATGTAATGAGTTTAAACATCATGCCTTGTGAAAAAACAGACTTTATACCTTATGAAGAGTATAATAAGGCTATTAATAAAAATGCGCCATATGGATATCGTTGTATTATGGCTGCAACGATGGAAAAACAAATTGTTATGTTTGTTATGGAGACTAGGGAAAATTCGCTAGATGAAAAGTCAAGGAAGATGCAACAACTAAAGTTTGCAGAAGCAATTCGTAAATTTTTCCTATCCGCATTTCAAATTCGAATTGCGATTGGTATCGGAAGCGAACGTAGCATAGATAAATTAGCTATTTCATATGAAGAAGCTTTAAGAAGTATGCAAATTGAGAGAAATAGCGTAATATCTCATATTGAAGACATAGCATTAGGTAAATATATGAAAGGCCAATATTATATGGAGCTAGAATCAAGGATGCTTCAGGATGTTGGTAATAAAGACTTAAATGCATTGGAAAGTTTTACAACAATACTTGGTATTATGGATGACTATAAACCTGAGGATAAAAAAAGCAAGATTTTAGAATTACTTATTTTATCTACATATGAATCGAAAAAGAATGGACCAAGTACCTTAGATTCCATAAACTATATGCAAATGGTAAAGGCCTTAGAAAAGATTGAGATGCAAGAATTAAATGCTTGGGCTATTCGAGAGTTGACCTATATTATACATAGCATCAAAGAAAATAGTGAGGAGCATTCTTTTGGTATCAATAGAAATGTATTAAAATATATTGAAACTCACTTTAATGAAGAATTATCTTTACAAGAAATTGCTAGTTTAGCGAATGTAAGTCCACAATATTTTAGTCGTTTGTTCCGAGAAAAAATGGGAATGACATATGTTGATTACCTTACGAAAGTAAGGATCAATAAAGCTGTTGAATTGTTAAAATATTCAGATAAAACGATTCAGGAGATATGCTATGATGTTGGTTACAAAGACCCGAATTATTTTAGTAGAGTTTTTAAAAAGATAACAGGCTTAAGTCCGAAGGAATATATGGAGAAACGTGTTCGATGA